The nucleotide sequence CAGTGTAAACGGCCTTTGTTACATTTGTTAATGCAAATTCCCTACTGACTCGGCTGGATTCATAATCTAGAAATGGATACCAAATGGTTAGAAGATTTTGTGAGTTTGGCGGAGACCCGCAGTTTCAGCCGTTCCGCCCAGCTTCGGCATGTGACGCAGCCCGCGTTTTCCCGCCGCATCCAGTCACTGGAGGCCTGGGCAGGTACTGACTTGGTGGACCGCAGCTCCTACCCCACCCGTCTCACTCCCGCCGGGCAAACCCTGTACGACCAGTCCTTGGAGGTGCTGCAAGCCTTGCAAAGCACCCGTGCCATGATGCGCGGCCACACGGCGGCTGGCCAAGACGTGATTGAGTTTGCCGTGCCCCACACGCTGGCATTCACTTTTTTTCCGGCCTGGGTGTCTGGCCTGCGCGAAGCTTTTGGCCCCATTAAAAGCAGGCTCATTGCCCTGAATGTGCATGACGCCGTGCTGCGTTTAGTGGAGGGTAGCTGCGATCTGCTGATTGCCTACCATCACCCGCACCAGCCTTACCAGTTGGACGCAGACCGCTATGAAATGGTGAGCTTGGGCGACGAAGTGGTGGCTCCCTACGTGAAACCCGATGCCGACGGCAACCCCATGTTTACTTTGCCGGGTAAAGCTGGGCAGCCCCTGCCCTACCTGGGCTATGCGCCCGGCGCGTACCTGGGGCAAATGGTGGATCTCATTCTCAAACAATCCAGCACCCCGATCCACTTTGACCGGGTGTATGAGACCGACATGGCCGAGGGCTTGAAAGCCATGGCACTGGAAGGGCACGGTATTGCCTTCTTGCCTTACAGCGCCGTTAAAAAAGACCTGAGGGCCAAAAAACTAGTGAGCGCGGCACCTGCCAGCATGACCGATATGGCGCTTACGATGGACATTCGTGCCTACCGCGAGCGGCCCTCGGTTAAGGAGCCAGGCAAGACTCTGGCGCCGTCCCACCGCGCGGTGGCGGTTTCTGGCCACGCCCCCAAAAGTACGGCCAAAGCCCTGTGGGATTACCTCTTGGCGCAAGCCAGGTCCAGCACCCCGCCATAGTCCATTGCCCTTGTGGGGCCCTGCATGGCATGCCGAATGTGCATAGACTGACCACGTGTTGGCGTGCTTGCAGCATGGGGGAGCCAATGACAGTTGAATGACGTTTTTGTGCCGAAGGAGTGAACATGACGCATGCCGGGACACCGCGAGGAGCCACCTTCACGGCGATGTTGGTTTTGTCCGCTTGGCTGCACCAAGCGCAAGCGCAAACCGTACTGGAGCGCATCGCCGCGGGGGGCAAACTGGTCATCGCTCACCGCGAGGTATCCATCCCGTTTTCTTACCTGGATGCCAACAAGAACCCCGTGGGTTACGCCATGGACCTGTGCGCCAAGCTTGCCGACGTGGTGCGTCAAAAAACCGGGGCTAAAAAGATGGAGGTGGAGTATGTGATGGTCGCCTCCAACGAGCGCTTGTCCACCATCGAAAAGGGAAAGGCTGACCTCGAGTGCGGCTCCACCACCAACAACGCCGAACGTCGCCAAACCGTGGCATTCACTATTCCCCACTTCATCACCGGGGCTCGGCTTTTGGTGCGCTCGGGTGACACGTATGAGCGCATCGAAGACTTGCAAGGCAAAACGCTGGTGTCGACCAAAGGCACTACGCCCTTGAAGGCGGCTGAGCAGGCCAACCGTGAGCGCTTGCTGCGTATCAATATCGTGGAGGCCGCTGACAATGCCCAAGCCATTGAAATGGTCGAGAAAGGCGATGCCGACGCCTTTGTGATGGACGATGTGCTGCTGTATGGGTTGGCCGCCAACCGCCCAAAAACCGGCAAACTCAAAGTAGTCGGCAAGTTTTTGACAACGGAGCCCCTGGCCATCATGTTGTCCAAAAACGACCCCGAGTTCAAAAAACTGGTGGACGAAGAAATGCGCCGCCTCATCGTCAGCAAAGAAATCATTCCTATCTACAACAAGTGGTTTTTGAAGCCCATTCCTCCCAAGTACACACCACTCAACATGCCGGTGAGCTATTTGCTCAAAGACTTCTGGAAATACCCCACCGACGTGGTCCCTTTTTAGTCGCAGCAAAGGCACAAAAGGGACAGCGCCCGATAGCAGGGTGTAAAGGGTTGCGCGGTTTTGGGACAATAGAGGGCATGACCACCTCCACCTCCACCATCACCCTGACCCGACCCGACGACTGGCATTTGCATGTGCGCGATGGCGATGCCTTAAACCTTGTGGTGCCCCACACCGCAGCCCAATTCGGCCGGGCCATCATCATGCCCAATCTGCGCCCCCCCGTAACCACGGCGGCAGCGGCCGTGGCCTACCGCCAGCGCATCCAAGCCGCAGTGTTGCCCGGCCAGCAGTTCGAGCCCTTGATGACGCTGTATCTCACCGACAACTTGCCTGCTGACGAAATCGCCCGCGCCAAAGACGCCGGTGTGGTCGCCGCCAAGTTGTACCCCGCGGGAGCCACCACCAACAGCGACGCTGGGGTGACCGACATTCGCAAGACCTACAAGACTCTAGAAGCCATGCAGCGCGCAGGCATGCTGCTCTTGGTGCACGGCGAGGTGACCTCCCCTGATATCGACCTTTTTGACCGCGAAGCCGTGTTCATCGACCAGCAGCTCATCCCACTGCGCCGCGACTTTCCTGAACTCAAAATTGTGTTTGAGCACATCACCACCTTGGAAGCCGCGCAGTATGTGCAAGAGGCGGACGCCTTTACTGCCGCCACACTCACCGCCCACCATTTGCTGTACAACCGCAATGCCATCTTTACCGGTGGCATTCGCCCGCACTACTACTGCTTGCCTGTGCTCAAACGCGAAACCCACCGCCAAGCCTTGGTGAAAGCCGCAACCAGCGGGTCGCCCAAGTTCTTCTTGGGCACCGACAGCGCTCCCCATGCATCGCATCTGAAAGAGCATGCCAGTGGTTGCGCAGGTTGCTACACGGCCCACGCCGCTATGGAGCTGTACGCCCACGCCTTTGACACCGCCGGCGCTTTGGACAAGCTTGAAGGTTTTGCGTCTTTTTATGGTGCAGACTTTTACGGCCTGCCCCGCAACCCAGGCACGATTACCTTGCGCCGCGAAAGCTGGACCCCTCCGGAGAGCTACCCCTATGCAGGCGCAGCGCTCAAGCCTTTGGCTGGCGGTGAAGCACTCACGTGGCGCATGGTTTAGAAGCCATTGACTGGGCCCAGCCTTGGCTGGAGCCCTGGGCACCGCTGGGCCAAGGCGTGGCGCAGCAGGTAGAGGCTGGCGCCAGTTGTGCGCAGGCGCTGAATGCTGCCGCGCATGCGCCCGTGCGCTTTGTGCCGCAGGCCGAGTTGCCAGCCGGCGTGGCGTATGAACAGCACATCTTTGACACCGGCTGTGTGCCTACGCGCGATGGCTTGCATGACTTTTTTAACGGCCTGTGTTGGATGCGCTTTCCCGCCACCAAGACGCGGCTGAACCAGTTGCAAGCGGCACAAATTGCGCACAGCGGCATCCAGCCGGTACGTGGCCCTGCGCGCGATGGACTCACCGTGTTCGATGAAAACGCAGCGTTCTTGCAGGCGCCAGATGCCTTGTGGGATGCCCTGTGCGCCAAAGACTGGCGTAGGGTGTTTGTAGCCCAGCGGGACTTGTGGCAAGAGGCCTACTTGGTGCTGTTTGGCCATGCGCTCTTGGAAAAGCTGGTTTGCCCGAGAAAACCCATCACAGCGCACGTGTATAGGGCACAGGCAGCTACCAACTTGATAGCAGATGTAGACGCTTGGATGGCGGCTGACCTTAGCGCAGAGAAACTGGCCAGCAAGCCGTTTGCCCACCTGCCGGTCTTGGGTGTGCCGGGCTGGTGGAGTGGCAACACGGACTCCGCTTTCTACGACGATCCCAGTGTGTTTCGCGCACCGCGTGCGGTGGCTTAGCGCTGGTGCTGCAAAGTCCATAAAACTTCCGGGGCCGAAGCCTCTGGCGGTCTTGAAACCCTTTGAAACGCCTTTACCAT is from Rhodoferax aquaticus and encodes:
- a CDS encoding LysR substrate-binding domain-containing protein — encoded protein: MDTKWLEDFVSLAETRSFSRSAQLRHVTQPAFSRRIQSLEAWAGTDLVDRSSYPTRLTPAGQTLYDQSLEVLQALQSTRAMMRGHTAAGQDVIEFAVPHTLAFTFFPAWVSGLREAFGPIKSRLIALNVHDAVLRLVEGSCDLLIAYHHPHQPYQLDADRYEMVSLGDEVVAPYVKPDADGNPMFTLPGKAGQPLPYLGYAPGAYLGQMVDLILKQSSTPIHFDRVYETDMAEGLKAMALEGHGIAFLPYSAVKKDLRAKKLVSAAPASMTDMALTMDIRAYRERPSVKEPGKTLAPSHRAVAVSGHAPKSTAKALWDYLLAQARSSTPP
- a CDS encoding DUF3025 domain-containing protein — protein: MAHGLEAIDWAQPWLEPWAPLGQGVAQQVEAGASCAQALNAAAHAPVRFVPQAELPAGVAYEQHIFDTGCVPTRDGLHDFFNGLCWMRFPATKTRLNQLQAAQIAHSGIQPVRGPARDGLTVFDENAAFLQAPDALWDALCAKDWRRVFVAQRDLWQEAYLVLFGHALLEKLVCPRKPITAHVYRAQAATNLIADVDAWMAADLSAEKLASKPFAHLPVLGVPGWWSGNTDSAFYDDPSVFRAPRAVA
- the pyrC gene encoding dihydroorotase is translated as MTTSTSTITLTRPDDWHLHVRDGDALNLVVPHTAAQFGRAIIMPNLRPPVTTAAAAVAYRQRIQAAVLPGQQFEPLMTLYLTDNLPADEIARAKDAGVVAAKLYPAGATTNSDAGVTDIRKTYKTLEAMQRAGMLLLVHGEVTSPDIDLFDREAVFIDQQLIPLRRDFPELKIVFEHITTLEAAQYVQEADAFTAATLTAHHLLYNRNAIFTGGIRPHYYCLPVLKRETHRQALVKAATSGSPKFFLGTDSAPHASHLKEHASGCAGCYTAHAAMELYAHAFDTAGALDKLEGFASFYGADFYGLPRNPGTITLRRESWTPPESYPYAGAALKPLAGGEALTWRMV
- a CDS encoding amino acid ABC transporter substrate-binding protein; the encoded protein is MLVLSAWLHQAQAQTVLERIAAGGKLVIAHREVSIPFSYLDANKNPVGYAMDLCAKLADVVRQKTGAKKMEVEYVMVASNERLSTIEKGKADLECGSTTNNAERRQTVAFTIPHFITGARLLVRSGDTYERIEDLQGKTLVSTKGTTPLKAAEQANRERLLRINIVEAADNAQAIEMVEKGDADAFVMDDVLLYGLAANRPKTGKLKVVGKFLTTEPLAIMLSKNDPEFKKLVDEEMRRLIVSKEIIPIYNKWFLKPIPPKYTPLNMPVSYLLKDFWKYPTDVVPF